One genomic region from Spirosoma sp. KCTC 42546 encodes:
- the mnmE gene encoding tRNA uridine-5-carboxymethylaminomethyl(34) synthesis GTPase MnmE, producing MFQLEPIAALATAPGIGAIAVIRVSGEGAIEITNRIFRGKDLTQQASHTAHFGTLRNRPDASGTESIIDEVLVTVFRAPKSFTKEDVVEISCHGSEFISQQILRRLTQEGARLAKPGEFTQRAFLNGQFDLVQAEAVADLIASDSDASHRAALNQLRGGFSKRLKELRQQLIDFVALVELELDFGEEDVEFAHRDRLRQLMLDIRRVLHPLIDSFSTGNAIKNGVPTVIVGKPNAGKSTLLNALLNEEKAIVSDIPGTTRDVIEDELFINGIRFRLIDTAGLRQATDRIEAIGIERTQQKMRDAALVVYLFDGKNIEPNELQLAVTEVRESGKPYLLVGNKLDAITDQKRLALEDILGETVVWISAAKQTHLEELKSALSARVLTDAAVQTGSAVVTNARHYEHLTATDEALARAIAGLDSNVTPDWLAMDLRVALQHLGEITGEITTDDLLESIFSKFCIGK from the coding sequence TTGTTTCAGTTAGAACCCATTGCCGCCCTTGCCACCGCGCCGGGCATTGGTGCCATTGCCGTTATCCGCGTATCGGGCGAGGGTGCCATTGAGATCACCAACCGTATTTTCCGGGGTAAAGACCTCACCCAACAGGCTAGCCATACTGCCCATTTCGGCACCTTGAGGAATCGACCTGACGCGTCGGGTACCGAAAGCATCATCGACGAAGTGCTGGTAACGGTTTTCCGGGCACCTAAGTCCTTCACCAAAGAAGATGTGGTCGAGATTTCGTGTCATGGGTCGGAGTTTATCAGTCAGCAGATTCTGCGTCGGCTTACGCAGGAAGGGGCCCGACTGGCTAAACCAGGCGAGTTCACCCAGCGCGCTTTCCTGAACGGCCAGTTCGATCTGGTTCAGGCCGAAGCCGTAGCCGACCTCATTGCGTCGGACTCCGATGCCAGTCACCGGGCCGCCCTGAACCAGTTGCGGGGGGGATTCTCGAAGCGGTTGAAAGAACTGCGTCAGCAACTCATTGATTTTGTGGCTTTAGTAGAACTGGAACTGGATTTCGGCGAAGAAGACGTAGAGTTTGCCCACCGCGACCGGCTCCGGCAATTGATGCTCGATATCCGGCGGGTGCTCCATCCGCTGATCGACTCCTTCTCAACCGGAAACGCCATTAAAAACGGCGTACCTACGGTAATTGTCGGCAAACCCAATGCGGGCAAATCGACCCTACTGAATGCGCTGTTGAACGAAGAGAAAGCCATCGTTTCTGATATTCCCGGCACTACCCGGGATGTTATTGAAGACGAATTATTCATCAACGGCATCCGCTTCCGGCTGATCGACACAGCCGGTTTACGCCAGGCCACCGACAGGATCGAAGCTATCGGTATTGAGCGAACTCAACAGAAAATGCGCGATGCGGCTCTGGTCGTTTATTTGTTCGATGGCAAGAATATTGAACCTAATGAACTACAGCTAGCCGTTACGGAAGTACGCGAATCGGGTAAGCCTTACCTGCTCGTCGGAAATAAACTGGATGCGATTACGGATCAGAAACGCCTGGCCTTAGAAGATATACTGGGAGAAACGGTCGTCTGGATTTCGGCTGCGAAACAAACGCATTTAGAGGAACTGAAATCTGCCCTTTCGGCCCGTGTACTGACCGATGCCGCCGTCCAAACGGGCAGTGCCGTCGTGACCAACGCCCGCCACTACGAACACCTCACCGCCACCGATGAGGCCCTCGCCCGTGCCATTGCCGGGCTGGATTCGAACGTAACCCCCGATTGGTTAGCCATGGATCTACGCGTTGCATTACAACATCTGGGTGAGATAACCGGCGAAATTACAACAGACGATTTATTAGAGTCGATTTTTAGTAAGTTCTGTATTGGAAAGTAA
- a CDS encoding helix-turn-helix domain-containing protein gives MSSNIRIIRICQQCGNEFEARKTTSKTCSDNCAKKAYKARQRSTNVQTSAEQTLQIKLKPIEDIKAQEFLTVNESAMLIRISRRSLYRLNERGELPFVKLNRRTVIRRSDIDRLFDRPAELMEKSRPEPVALADCYTMKEIREKYDISEKALYELIHRHEIPKQYSSIYAYVPKYRIDQLLSNPSNLS, from the coding sequence ATGAGTTCAAACATACGCATCATCCGTATCTGTCAGCAATGCGGCAACGAGTTTGAAGCACGTAAGACAACGTCTAAAACGTGTAGCGATAACTGCGCCAAGAAAGCTTATAAAGCACGTCAGAGGTCAACAAATGTCCAGACGAGTGCTGAGCAGACGTTGCAGATAAAACTGAAACCTATCGAAGACATAAAGGCGCAGGAGTTTCTGACAGTTAATGAATCGGCAATGCTTATTCGTATCAGTCGGCGTAGTCTGTACCGGCTCAATGAACGGGGTGAACTACCCTTTGTCAAACTCAACCGCCGTACCGTTATCCGCCGTTCGGACATTGACCGTCTGTTTGATCGTCCAGCCGAGCTAATGGAGAAAAGCCGTCCGGAACCGGTTGCATTGGCAGACTGCTACACCATGAAGGAAATACGAGAGAAATACGATATATCTGAAAAAGCACTCTACGAGCTTATTCATCGGCATGAGATTCCTAAGCAGTATAGCAGTATCTATGCATATGTGCCTAAATACAGAATCGACCAGTTGCTATCTAATCCTTCAAACCTATCATGA
- a CDS encoding site-specific integrase, whose protein sequence is MIKVKVRKKPISNGRTSLYLDYYPAIPHPDTGKPTRREFLGVYLFNRPKTPADKEQNAESLALAENIRAKRQIEVQSGAYGFLSKKNLNICFVAYCEGLAASRTGSNKDGWDSALNYLRDFTGGTLKLSDLTQKKCRDYRAYLMEAPSQRNGEPLAINSTVGYFNKFKAALKQAFKDGLISTDLNAKVESIKPEETRREYLTLAELQTLAKTDLQSMPVLKQAALFSALTGLRYSDIEALTWDQIRYDPANGYTIDFRQEKTDGVEYMPVSELAVSLLGERLEASHPVLPGLSYSAHWNKILKQWVKDAGITKPITFHSFRHTFATLQLSLGTDIYTISKMLGHRDLKTTQVYAKIVDQSKRDAADRIKL, encoded by the coding sequence ATGATTAAGGTCAAAGTACGAAAGAAGCCAATCAGTAACGGGCGAACCAGTCTGTATTTAGATTACTATCCGGCTATCCCCCACCCTGACACAGGTAAACCTACCCGGCGAGAATTCTTGGGCGTTTATCTTTTTAACCGGCCAAAAACGCCAGCCGATAAGGAACAGAATGCTGAATCGCTGGCACTAGCTGAAAACATCCGGGCTAAGCGGCAGATCGAGGTTCAAAGTGGAGCCTATGGGTTTCTATCCAAAAAGAACCTCAATATCTGCTTTGTGGCTTATTGTGAAGGGCTGGCAGCATCACGAACTGGCAGTAATAAAGACGGTTGGGATAGTGCCTTGAATTACCTACGCGATTTTACAGGCGGAACACTCAAACTATCCGACTTAACCCAGAAGAAATGCCGGGACTACCGAGCGTATTTAATGGAAGCTCCAAGCCAGCGAAACGGCGAACCATTAGCCATAAATTCAACGGTTGGGTATTTTAACAAATTTAAAGCGGCTTTGAAACAGGCGTTCAAGGACGGATTAATCAGCACCGATTTGAACGCTAAAGTGGAGAGCATCAAGCCTGAAGAAACCCGGCGCGAATACCTGACTTTAGCTGAATTACAAACCCTTGCCAAAACAGACTTACAGTCGATGCCTGTACTCAAACAAGCGGCATTGTTTTCGGCTCTGACTGGCTTACGTTACTCTGACATTGAAGCCCTGACCTGGGATCAGATCCGGTATGATCCTGCAAACGGTTATACAATTGATTTCCGACAGGAGAAAACAGATGGAGTCGAGTATATGCCCGTTTCCGAACTGGCTGTTTCGTTATTAGGCGAACGATTAGAAGCTAGTCATCCTGTATTACCTGGCTTATCTTATTCGGCTCATTGGAACAAGATCTTAAAACAGTGGGTGAAAGATGCTGGAATCACCAAGCCAATTACGTTTCACAGTTTTCGCCATACTTTCGCTACACTTCAATTATCACTTGGTACGGATATATATACCATATCGAAAATGCTTGGACACCGCGACCTAAAGACTACGCAGGTATATGCAAAAATTGTAGATCAGTCAAAACGGGATGCTGCCGACCGCATAAAGTTATGA
- a CDS encoding helix-turn-helix domain-containing protein, translated as MQSTPITFDQLPTAVYELGRKVDDLTGLLKAMTSQQIPSPDRWFAIEELSEYLPGRPAVTTLYGKVQRREIPFSRNGKRLVFRQSEIDAWLQKDRVKTATELDSLAEQHLLKKSSSHKLNKQDQKGGQLL; from the coding sequence ATGCAAAGTACTCCTATTACCTTCGATCAACTTCCCACAGCGGTCTATGAGTTAGGACGCAAAGTTGACGACTTGACTGGCTTATTGAAAGCAATGACCAGCCAGCAAATCCCTTCCCCTGACCGCTGGTTCGCTATTGAGGAACTTAGTGAGTATTTACCGGGGCGCCCAGCCGTAACAACTCTGTACGGAAAAGTTCAACGGCGAGAAATTCCATTTTCACGAAATGGTAAACGATTAGTATTTCGGCAATCCGAAATTGATGCTTGGCTACAAAAGGATCGCGTCAAAACAGCTACTGAACTAGATTCATTGGCAGAGCAACACTTACTCAAAAAATCTTCTTCGCACAAACTCAACAAGCAGGATCAGAAAGGAGGGCAGCTATTATGA
- a CDS encoding DUF3987 domain-containing protein: protein MLLKDTTVLENQEQIFELFPCIKAPQSEGGVMLSQLLQRIDKGEYKEKHIAYRLTPDDQKLAYRNNSLPCFRVGGLNSPQAKISLTLQHYNKVIAFKLTGIIGEPLESLHHDKHTFALIHTLSINEFVLLVLTGINDPSDQAQRDQYAMKLTLYLQEYHGLLPEAIKPLSPSSFCWPGEKQHFMNPAAQPWFIDGTPVQTDKAFSQTATLRDKIDRLLIQQVETEMEHLSEQKLEFVPTIQGQQVGPFPIEAFPDLFQPIIQQTSLHMNFRPDWIGSAILYAASVAVGNCYATRYKDYSQKALLYLAIVGMPGTNKSGPLEYAIKPLRHVDKIAYRKYIQQKAEKLAANLPSPIYQTTLVSDVTQEFLVQTMENNPIGLGLLMDELAGWFKNFTRYNKGSEEQFWLSVWSFSPVKSGRKASGVQHIDNPYLSVAGTIQPGVLSELAKDGRSQNGFIDRILFAYPDDQQKNKDSDTELDPSITKEYYRLIDKLLTLRQGAVIDEYGSVETNWIPFAPDAFDRMRQWRDDNTDRSNQTPTQALKGIYAKFDAYCIRFALLIELMKWACDQSDLTRIRLDSVERAIVLADYFRQNAEKVYNELRQQSPIGPLSPDRQRLFNALSNQITTAEAIDIGKDLTPPVSESTVKRLLSEDKFFKQVKHGVYSKLAF from the coding sequence ATGCTACTCAAAGATACAACAGTTCTGGAAAATCAGGAGCAAATTTTTGAATTGTTTCCATGCATCAAAGCTCCTCAGTCAGAGGGAGGTGTAATGCTAAGTCAGCTTCTACAGCGTATAGATAAGGGCGAGTACAAGGAGAAACACATTGCTTATAGGCTAACGCCTGATGACCAAAAGCTAGCTTACAGAAATAATTCTCTACCCTGCTTTAGGGTGGGCGGGCTTAACAGCCCTCAAGCAAAGATATCATTGACCCTTCAACATTATAATAAAGTAATAGCGTTCAAGTTGACAGGTATCATTGGAGAGCCTCTGGAAAGTTTGCATCATGACAAGCACACGTTTGCACTGATTCATACCCTCTCTATAAATGAGTTTGTATTATTGGTTCTAACGGGTATAAACGATCCTAGCGATCAGGCTCAAAGAGATCAATATGCAATGAAACTCACCTTATATCTACAAGAATACCACGGTTTATTGCCCGAAGCGATTAAACCGTTAAGTCCATCATCCTTTTGCTGGCCAGGCGAGAAGCAACACTTTATGAACCCTGCAGCACAGCCCTGGTTTATAGATGGCACTCCGGTGCAGACTGATAAAGCATTTAGCCAGACGGCTACACTCCGAGATAAAATCGATCGATTGCTGATTCAACAGGTGGAGACTGAAATGGAACACCTGAGTGAACAGAAACTGGAATTCGTCCCGACTATTCAAGGACAACAAGTCGGTCCCTTTCCCATTGAAGCATTTCCGGATCTCTTTCAACCAATTATCCAGCAGACTAGCTTACATATGAATTTTAGACCTGACTGGATAGGATCAGCTATTCTGTATGCAGCGAGTGTGGCTGTTGGTAACTGCTACGCGACTCGTTATAAGGATTACTCCCAAAAAGCGCTGCTGTATTTGGCTATTGTTGGCATGCCTGGAACAAATAAAAGTGGTCCCCTCGAGTATGCAATTAAGCCGTTACGGCATGTCGATAAAATTGCTTATCGTAAATATATCCAGCAGAAAGCCGAAAAATTAGCGGCTAATCTACCTTCTCCTATTTACCAGACGACTTTAGTTTCCGACGTAACACAGGAGTTTTTAGTACAAACAATGGAGAATAACCCTATAGGGCTGGGTCTGTTAATGGATGAGCTAGCCGGTTGGTTTAAAAACTTTACGCGCTATAATAAAGGGAGTGAAGAACAATTTTGGCTATCCGTTTGGTCTTTTTCACCTGTTAAATCTGGGCGAAAAGCGTCAGGAGTTCAGCATATAGATAACCCTTATTTATCGGTGGCCGGAACTATTCAGCCTGGCGTATTAAGCGAATTAGCCAAAGATGGACGTAGTCAGAATGGATTTATTGACCGAATCTTATTTGCCTACCCTGATGATCAGCAGAAAAACAAAGACTCGGATACGGAGCTGGATCCTTCTATTACCAAAGAGTATTATAGATTGATTGATAAGCTTTTAACGCTCCGACAGGGCGCTGTCATTGATGAATATGGATCAGTCGAAACCAATTGGATACCTTTTGCCCCTGATGCTTTTGATCGAATGCGCCAATGGCGTGACGATAACACGGACCGATCCAACCAGACTCCAACTCAAGCCCTTAAAGGAATCTACGCTAAATTCGATGCGTATTGTATTCGATTTGCTTTGCTGATCGAATTAATGAAATGGGCCTGTGATCAATCTGATCTGACCCGAATCCGTCTTGACAGCGTTGAACGCGCTATTGTATTGGCTGATTACTTTCGGCAAAACGCGGAGAAAGTTTATAATGAGCTTCGCCAACAGTCTCCTATTGGTCCATTATCTCCTGATCGACAACGCTTATTCAACGCCCTTTCCAATCAGATTACAACGGCGGAGGCCATCGATATCGGGAAGGATCTTACTCCACCTGTCTCCGAGTCGACTGTGAAACGGCTTCTTTCCGAGGACAAATTTTTTAAACAAGTCAAACATGGCGTCTATTCTAAATTGGCTTTCTGA
- a CDS encoding DUF6371 domain-containing protein, with the protein MSDLSDQLEIEFGAEILSELTGCRLTRNQQNVRLFDQTRHTAECYYRADEKGKPYIQDHAINKRYYPVTAYCQFHEIEFLTAIDELSRKYGLASSYSTKKDLKLPIRSRPNQQRLVTEIPIDYLSMEIYRRSQSHFERNGFYQYLSRFFNKPTADLLFAEYQLGTSRRWTFENTLATCLPQIDHIGNLRQVKVIPFHPMTGHRAQDHQNARRLNTNTGQYETDMNGKVWFAGKTLAGNYTINLKQCFFGEHLLALYPDKPAALVEGESTAMVCSIYLPNRIWLATGGSNGCRWYDPEVFDVFKKRKVILYPDTGKYEDWCNRASLLQRLGYKLEVSSFVQKKTPAGVTNADLRDLFTGPRWLQKENNIIFGEKLKVDPCDIYPPSWD; encoded by the coding sequence ATGAGCGATTTATCAGATCAACTAGAAATTGAATTTGGTGCCGAAATTTTATCTGAGTTAACAGGGTGCCGCCTTACGCGGAACCAACAGAATGTACGGTTATTCGATCAAACCAGGCACACGGCCGAGTGCTATTACAGAGCTGATGAAAAAGGGAAACCTTACATTCAGGATCATGCCATAAATAAGCGCTACTATCCTGTTACAGCTTACTGCCAGTTTCATGAGATTGAATTCCTAACAGCCATAGATGAATTGTCTCGGAAATACGGCCTGGCTAGTTCATATTCTACAAAAAAAGACCTGAAGCTACCCATTCGATCTAGGCCAAATCAACAACGTCTAGTTACTGAAATACCGATTGATTATCTATCCATGGAGATATATCGGCGCAGTCAAAGTCATTTTGAGCGAAATGGATTCTATCAGTACTTAAGCCGCTTTTTTAATAAGCCAACTGCCGATTTACTCTTTGCTGAGTACCAGTTAGGAACTTCCCGTCGGTGGACATTTGAAAATACCCTTGCAACCTGTCTGCCTCAAATCGATCACATTGGGAACCTACGGCAAGTGAAAGTAATCCCTTTTCACCCCATGACAGGTCACCGGGCCCAAGATCATCAGAATGCTCGTCGATTAAACACGAATACAGGTCAATACGAGACAGATATGAATGGGAAGGTCTGGTTCGCTGGTAAGACCCTAGCGGGTAATTATACAATCAATTTGAAACAGTGTTTTTTTGGAGAGCATTTACTAGCTCTGTATCCTGACAAACCTGCTGCCTTGGTTGAGGGGGAATCTACGGCTATGGTATGCTCGATCTATTTACCTAACCGCATCTGGTTAGCAACGGGTGGGAGTAATGGGTGTAGGTGGTACGATCCAGAAGTATTTGACGTGTTTAAAAAGCGCAAAGTCATATTATATCCCGATACGGGAAAGTATGAAGACTGGTGCAATCGAGCTTCTCTTTTGCAGCGGTTGGGCTATAAATTAGAAGTTAGTTCGTTCGTTCAGAAAAAGACGCCAGCTGGAGTTACTAATGCTGATTTACGCGATTTATTCACCGGACCACGTTGGCTCCAGAAGGAAAACAACATTATCTTCGGAGAAAAACTAAAAGTCGATCCATGCGACATTTATCCACCTAGTTGGGATTAG
- a CDS encoding helix-turn-helix domain-containing protein, translated as MSAKSMNTPKELGKMIRILRKKQGITQEELAKRLGLARATIGYYEVGRNNFTVETLERVIDALGHKLNIQIEVK; from the coding sequence ATGAGTGCAAAAAGCATGAATACGCCTAAAGAATTAGGAAAAATGATTCGAATCCTGCGCAAGAAGCAAGGAATTACTCAAGAGGAACTAGCGAAGCGATTAGGCCTTGCCAGGGCAACTATTGGCTATTACGAAGTAGGTAGAAATAACTTTACTGTTGAGACACTCGAACGGGTTATCGACGCACTTGGCCACAAACTCAACATACAAATTGAAGTAAAATAG
- a CDS encoding phage integrase SAM-like domain-containing protein, with the protein MTTIAIVKGKAARKDGKYPVMIRVGKNRKYAYETLFHIKENHWNDSAKQVLAYDSQSKQLNAILRERYKQVFELVDFYDQKSWPYTTQDILRIDYPTWKINKQKAIPALPLGLLHFGRTVVIPFWKHRNNLANAGKYTLEIDIFEDFLKTLQPPRTDISMIDIDTEFVESYLNYLRTKPVPCRKDSTLRRHLAQLKAILNMALRRGIIPILPYWEIDLDVLKSKKQKLTKEQIEQLEIFAMDFSPLPDQKILRHRESMRLSVHTFLIQYYLFGARVGDVLLLRNSNVILVGGNPARIEYYQQKGRKKGGKQMLSIYINPRLLPLIRIYWNPVNPDGFLLPWLTSRWKERLTLSPPENAYALKLAVNQATASVNHNLRRVGVFLEMDYTFSSHSARHSYAQRAKQKGKPMEWIKDSLGHSSYDITANYLQDLDTDELNRGMADVYD; encoded by the coding sequence ATGACTACAATAGCGATAGTAAAAGGAAAAGCGGCTCGTAAGGATGGCAAATATCCAGTGATGATTCGAGTCGGTAAGAACCGCAAGTATGCTTATGAAACACTTTTCCACATCAAGGAAAACCATTGGAATGACTCGGCTAAACAAGTTCTGGCCTATGACTCCCAGAGCAAGCAGTTAAATGCTATTCTGCGAGAACGGTATAAGCAAGTCTTTGAGCTTGTTGACTTTTATGATCAGAAAAGCTGGCCCTACACCACTCAGGATATTCTACGGATAGATTATCCGACCTGGAAAATAAATAAGCAAAAAGCCATCCCGGCACTACCCTTAGGCCTGCTTCATTTCGGCCGTACGGTTGTAATTCCCTTTTGGAAGCACAGAAATAATCTAGCTAATGCGGGTAAATATACCTTAGAGATAGATATTTTCGAAGATTTCTTAAAAACCCTTCAGCCGCCACGGACTGATATTTCTATGATTGATATCGACACAGAGTTTGTTGAGTCTTATCTCAATTACCTCCGTACTAAACCGGTGCCTTGCCGCAAAGACAGCACATTAAGACGACACTTGGCCCAATTAAAAGCAATTTTAAATATGGCCTTACGTCGGGGAATTATTCCCATCTTACCTTATTGGGAAATTGATCTGGACGTACTCAAGTCAAAAAAACAGAAGCTTACCAAAGAGCAGATTGAACAGCTTGAAATCTTCGCCATGGATTTTTCGCCACTCCCAGATCAAAAGATACTTAGGCATCGAGAGTCCATGCGTTTGTCTGTCCATACATTTCTGATACAGTATTATCTATTTGGAGCTCGGGTAGGGGATGTACTGTTACTTCGAAATTCGAATGTGATCTTGGTAGGAGGAAATCCCGCCCGGATCGAGTATTACCAACAGAAAGGACGCAAGAAAGGAGGGAAACAGATGTTAAGCATTTATATTAACCCGCGATTATTACCCCTAATTCGGATCTATTGGAACCCCGTTAACCCTGACGGTTTCCTTTTACCCTGGTTAACTTCTCGCTGGAAGGAGCGTCTAACCTTATCACCACCGGAGAATGCTTATGCCTTAAAGCTAGCTGTCAATCAGGCCACAGCATCCGTTAACCATAACTTAAGACGGGTTGGCGTATTTCTAGAGATGGATTATACTTTTTCGTCCCATTCTGCTCGTCACTCCTATGCCCAACGAGCCAAGCAGAAAGGGAAGCCAATGGAATGGATTAAAGATTCACTGGGTCATAGTAGCTATGATATCACGGCGAATTATCTACAAGATCTGGACACTGACGAATTGAACCGGGGAATGGCAGATGTCTATGACTAG
- a CDS encoding PLP-dependent cysteine synthase family protein produces MYSPAYSALSAIGNTPFVQLRNIVPPQCADIFLKLEYLNPTGSYKDRMAQAIIEEAEQRGTLRPGMTVVECTAGSTGTALAFVCAVKGYRFRVISSDAFAKEKLQSMRALGADIQLVPSEGGRITPDLIPRMIGVASELAQHPENYWTHQFENRDAIEGYRKMGREILQQCPAGVNVFLAAVGTAGMLSGVSLELKQVSPGTQVIALEPAESPLLTQGVKGNHSIDGVGVGFIPPLLSAETYDEVRAVPEAQARETARLLAAREGIFAGTSTGLNVAAALYLGCQLGPGYTVVTVACDSGMKYLAGGLFDY; encoded by the coding sequence ATGTATTCACCAGCATATAGTGCACTCTCGGCCATTGGCAATACACCCTTCGTGCAGTTACGCAACATCGTTCCTCCACAGTGTGCTGATATTTTCCTGAAGTTGGAGTACCTCAATCCAACGGGCTCATATAAAGATCGCATGGCGCAGGCCATTATCGAAGAAGCCGAACAACGCGGTACACTCCGGCCCGGAATGACCGTAGTAGAGTGTACGGCGGGTAGTACAGGAACCGCCTTAGCCTTTGTTTGCGCGGTGAAAGGATATCGCTTCCGGGTGATTTCGTCGGATGCTTTTGCCAAAGAAAAACTTCAGTCTATGCGTGCTCTGGGCGCGGATATTCAGCTTGTCCCTAGTGAGGGAGGACGCATTACGCCCGACTTAATTCCTCGAATGATTGGGGTAGCTTCGGAATTAGCCCAACACCCGGAAAACTATTGGACACACCAGTTCGAAAACCGGGATGCTATTGAAGGCTATCGTAAAATGGGACGGGAAATTCTGCAACAGTGTCCTGCTGGGGTAAACGTTTTCCTGGCAGCAGTGGGCACCGCGGGTATGTTGAGCGGGGTCTCACTGGAACTGAAACAGGTCAGTCCGGGCACGCAAGTAATTGCTCTTGAACCGGCCGAATCACCCCTATTGACGCAGGGAGTGAAAGGCAACCATAGTATTGATGGGGTGGGAGTAGGTTTTATTCCACCGCTGTTATCGGCTGAAACCTACGATGAAGTACGTGCTGTACCAGAAGCTCAGGCTCGAGAAACAGCGAGGCTGTTAGCTGCTCGGGAAGGCATCTTTGCCGGGACCTCTACGGGGCTTAACGTAGCGGCTGCCCTATATCTTGGTTGCCAGTTGGGCCCTGGTTATACCGTTGTGACCGTTGCCTGTGATTCAGGCATGAAGTATTTAGCAGGTGGTTTATTTGACTATTAA
- a CDS encoding DinB family protein, protein MADSQLPSRRSFVKQGFTAFTASSGMIPILAGTDTPENDQLLINKVSLLREMAADTYANLWKNLTGITEKEADWQPNPESNSVRWVVGHLCWFEEYVADALENTGRYLTDKKPTIVQESSMPKLKERFDAARVCSARLIESLTVDSFKKEIIYVGRFPVTIHSLLQTHTLHMSGHRYQVRYIRGTYSRVFHTNKADFDPW, encoded by the coding sequence ATGGCTGATTCACAGTTGCCTTCCCGACGATCTTTTGTGAAACAGGGCTTTACTGCTTTCACCGCTTCGTCCGGTATGATACCTATACTGGCAGGGACTGATACCCCTGAAAATGATCAGCTATTAATAAACAAGGTCAGCCTCCTTCGGGAAATGGCGGCTGACACGTACGCCAATCTGTGGAAAAACTTAACCGGTATTACCGAGAAGGAAGCCGATTGGCAGCCAAATCCTGAATCCAATTCAGTGCGCTGGGTGGTCGGGCATCTTTGCTGGTTTGAGGAGTATGTAGCCGACGCCTTAGAGAATACAGGGCGCTATTTAACCGATAAAAAACCAACGATCGTACAAGAATCTTCCATGCCGAAACTCAAAGAACGGTTTGACGCTGCCCGAGTTTGCTCAGCAAGACTCATCGAGTCACTGACCGTTGATTCATTTAAAAAAGAAATTATCTATGTTGGCCGGTTTCCGGTAACCATTCATAGCCTGCTACAAACCCACACCTTACATATGTCCGGTCACCGGTATCAGGTACGCTACATTCGGGGTACCTACAGCCGAGTCTTTCATACCAACAAAGCCGATTTTGATCCCTGGTGA
- a CDS encoding tetratricopeptide repeat protein, producing MKSLLHVCFLCLLLWSKPVWAQTTDEKAQSAYLTANDAYEKGNYTEALSYLKQARDLLGKTNSKIQYLLVKVLLNAKEYPAADAELKTYFAVTPEIARDARYDEMVKNVVFVERMRKESQEREAVQTKKRSDDSLAALQQQRLASFERMRNLRVIIPENQRRITGKKAKGWLTMLASIGLFGGFIAQEISNKDSNKDSDASLPVIAGVGTGVLIMCSISSFSNAKNLRRTNKFYRQELERLETNSTKKQITLSPYYTPYQQTAGLAVRMRF from the coding sequence ATGAAATCATTATTACATGTCTGCTTTCTCTGCCTGTTACTTTGGAGCAAACCAGTATGGGCTCAAACGACCGATGAAAAAGCTCAATCTGCTTATCTAACGGCCAATGATGCTTATGAAAAAGGAAACTACACCGAGGCTCTCAGCTATCTCAAACAAGCTCGCGACCTGTTGGGCAAGACCAATAGCAAGATCCAGTATCTGCTCGTGAAAGTGCTGCTCAACGCCAAAGAATACCCGGCTGCCGACGCAGAACTGAAAACCTATTTTGCCGTAACGCCTGAAATAGCTCGTGATGCTCGTTATGATGAGATGGTGAAGAATGTAGTTTTCGTAGAAAGGATGAGGAAAGAAAGCCAAGAACGCGAAGCCGTTCAAACTAAGAAAAGGAGTGATGATTCATTGGCTGCATTGCAACAGCAACGTTTGGCAAGTTTTGAAAGGATGCGAAATCTCCGTGTAATTATTCCTGAAAACCAGCGTAGGATTACTGGTAAAAAAGCTAAAGGGTGGCTGACGATGTTAGCAAGTATTGGGCTTTTTGGTGGTTTTATAGCTCAGGAAATCTCAAATAAAGACAGTAATAAAGATTCTGACGCATCCCTTCCAGTTATTGCTGGTGTGGGAACGGGAGTACTAATAATGTGTTCGATCAGTTCATTTTCTAATGCGAAAAATTTACGTCGAACAAACAAGTTTTATCGGCAAGAACTTGAACGATTGGAAACTAATAGCACGAAAAAACAAATAACCTTATCTCCCTACTATACTCCCTATCAGCAAACTGCTGGACTGGCCGTTCGGATGCGGTTTTGA